One genomic segment of Clostridium saccharoperbutylacetonicum N1-4(HMT) includes these proteins:
- a CDS encoding MFS transporter, whose product MHFKDKIQLVFLDNKWIIYMIGLLIGVAMGIINPLASTHLKENNVGSLWIGIISSSFFLAMSMGSMFINKKLRNKGIKETILIGGVIAAVATIIFPMESNLFILLLLMLIIGFGIGLNMVGIQTILQELIKEEIRGVISGVYSLNFAIGFVFSSVVGPVLYEVKPWIPFMIAMVALLLCPVVVNFSFKEKLLFPVMVKGNMHKKISVGLQGAFLYGVTETTLTTLYPVFLIYQGYGIQDTGYALGVFVVGSILGTMPITYLSDKFGRERVLLLSIFTSIFTILGISIFSNFTLRLIFSFLSGFIIGPLYPVALAVSIQKLNKEEIALGTSLFTSFYGVGSTIGPLISSIAMSLLGDDHIFTVCLLLFSIFIFITFIKRIKDKTEVFS is encoded by the coding sequence ATGCATTTCAAAGACAAAATACAATTAGTGTTTTTAGATAATAAATGGATTATTTATATGATAGGTTTACTTATTGGTGTTGCAATGGGGATTATTAATCCCCTTGCCTCTACCCATTTAAAGGAAAATAATGTGGGGAGTTTATGGATAGGTATAATTTCGTCTTCTTTTTTCTTGGCTATGTCAATGGGATCAATGTTTATTAATAAGAAGTTAAGAAACAAAGGCATTAAGGAGACTATATTAATAGGCGGAGTGATTGCAGCTGTAGCAACTATTATTTTTCCAATGGAGTCTAATTTATTTATTTTACTTCTATTGATGCTGATTATAGGTTTTGGAATAGGGTTAAATATGGTTGGAATTCAAACTATACTTCAGGAGTTAATAAAAGAAGAGATAAGGGGAGTTATAAGTGGAGTTTATTCACTTAACTTTGCTATAGGGTTTGTATTTAGTTCTGTAGTAGGTCCTGTGCTTTATGAAGTTAAACCTTGGATTCCATTTATGATTGCAATGGTTGCACTTTTATTATGCCCAGTGGTTGTTAATTTTAGCTTTAAAGAAAAATTGTTATTTCCAGTGATGGTGAAAGGTAATATGCATAAAAAGATATCTGTAGGACTTCAAGGGGCATTTTTGTATGGAGTTACAGAAACTACTCTTACAACTCTTTATCCTGTGTTTCTTATATATCAAGGTTATGGTATACAGGATACTGGATATGCCTTGGGAGTATTTGTTGTAGGGAGTATTCTAGGAACTATGCCTATAACATATCTTTCGGATAAATTTGGACGCGAAAGGGTTTTATTGCTTAGCATTTTTACATCTATATTTACAATTTTAGGAATTTCAATCTTTAGTAATTTTACATTAAGATTAATATTCTCATTTCTATCAGGTTTTATTATTGGACCATTATATCCAGTGGCTTTAGCAGTTTCAATACAAAAGCTTAATAAGGAAGAAATAGCTCTTGGAACCTCGTTATTCACATCTTTTTATGGTGTGGGATCAACTATTGGACCGCTTATATCTTCAATAGCTATGAGCTTATTAGGAGATGATCATATTTTTACTGTTTGCTTACTTCTTTTTAGTATTTTTATTTTTATAACATTTATTAAAAGAATTAAAGATAAGACAGAGGTTTTTAGTTAA
- a CDS encoding type I polyketide synthase encodes MSDINNVKMSISCGKDISDKYTSKQNIANLLIDSAKNSRDKGIIFIQNDNSEILLTYEEILEKAMYCLGSLQKNSLKQDDFVMMSFQDNIDFVVAFWACVLGGFVPVPISPPSAFKGKNASLEKLINVWNTLEKPIMLCDASMITNMKNNDIYPECQQIDMFDISVLRQSTEKGHINLTSTDKPAFIQFSSGSTNTPKGVVLTHKNLLTNITGIIESAQLTSEDKVLSWMPYYHDMGLIGFHLTMVTLGMLQVNMSPMKFVKRPTLWMDLVSKYKINLTSSPNFGYRLLLKKITDKHLESWDLSSLRLIFNGAEPISVPLVREFMEKLSICKLPETSMYMVYGMAEACLAVAFPRVGTKPESRFISRNSLISKSLAEEVTEDNKDALQVADEGYAISGMQIRIVNDDGEVVPEKLLGEIQIKGDNVTSGYINNPEATEKSFQDGWLKTGDTGFMIDGKLCVTGRIKDIIFVNGQNLFAYDIEFKLEEMDGVEPGKVVIGGWHDEKEGREKTAIFSALRVKQENIKEFYGNMLRKVNEAFGIMVDCVVLVKAIPKTTSGKVRRFMMIQALLDKEYEDTTFTANELLIDIEENKVEAKSEVSTVIESLILNNNTDKIREIWATVLEMPAESIGYNQSFLTLGGTSIKAVQILGMLEDEFNLELGHDILINCKTIKEMDEYLIRLSKGDISGVNIIKKTSNGINEEDDIAVIEMSCRFPEASNPEEFWNNIVAGKCSIDEVPEDRWDINQYYSKTNDFTKTNCRTGAFINDAFDFDAKLFNISDEEAAVMDPQQRIILELVYEILERAGYSRKTVSGKRLALYIGAGTNTYQEYHLNTLNMTNLKNFESFSSLTEEEQGSILNEWKNKLGVTEFHPNLLVDNIINMIAARASQEFDLKGPSITVDTACSSSLVTIHLACEALKKGECELAIAGGVNLLLTPTPYIYLSNAGALSTSGESRVFDAKADGLVPGEGAGLVLLKPLKKALKDKDKVLAVIKASSINNDGHSIGVMAPNPNGQREVIEALYLNNDIDPNEIQYVEAHGTGTKIGDPSEVRALKSAFNRWKPKNNSIAIGSIKANIGHLLNGAGIASFIKVVLAMNNKIMPPNVNLSELNPSIKFDKTPFYTMLEAKDWKVQEGEIRRAAVNSFGFGGTNCHMVIEEAQEIGKEETAREYEHDKHILALSANSKRSLQLKINNFVEYLKANKEMNLGDICYTENTCKTLFKYRSSIIAESIEDLINKLENLQIDNINCDGQHKIAFMFTGQGSQYVGMGRKLYEKLPIFREYVDECTEAFYPHLNQKITDLIYGADADEKILEQTNITQPVVFTMDYAFGKLLLDLGINPAYMLGHSVGEWAAACLSGVINLREAAEIITVRGKLMGELQSEGSMCAVFTSGDKLEQLLKNFDGNVWIAAYNVTHQVVSGETKDVDKFCTILLKEGVGMKKLKVSQAFHSPLMNPMLDAFREVLNKVNFKTPNIPIASNVTGQIMDKPFDTEYWVEHILSSVKFEQSIKCLAGNSVDIFIECGPDKVLARMAGGIQNVGNKTILSSSDRKGDSLEIILKTISSLFNLGIDISFENFESGIYYERVKLPIYPFERKTYKPDFGRESIKVPNEWFYNWKWAPGFQEAFSSLQAGNVVIFDDGSGINEEVEKLLDPDKNKVYSIRAGETYSYDGDRKFVVNPLIESEYVEVFNAIPGSIATVIHLWNLKQEISNLEAVFNERVINGNLYSVLYIGKALSRLNVEGIKLLLATNLGVPIDEKHKISAPHQSIAITLTLALDQENSFINAHCVDLDKNEFESNREIAKVLFNEIMSETNSEGIVVIRDGVRYIRDLINVIELNETSEIKFKDGETYLITGGLSAVGGAIAKAIVKKAKVNLVLTGRKELPLREEWNKEIANNTKISKKIELILELEEFGASVSYEVVDVTKMDDMKALMIRINNRYGSIHGVIHAAGTVDSSSYKLLNKEIQVVNDVIEPKLQGAVITDLVTRKEPLKFFVMISSVSCSRKIWSAGLGDYSAANSFLSAYSFYRAGQDAPGKSIAINYSLWASIGMGADLGEGADLALKAQGLNPLAPKKAVEAFMRVLSDGNQSVVHIIDKIENSNQKEASKTKAVKFNFKKVNNVKEVVYSVIAEQLHIEKDHLDIGQNFLELGLDSLGAIKVMETLGNKLGMELYPTLIFEYQTPETLAEYIEKVYTQDFDEAAADKLETINEDNAKDKKVKDIAIIGASLRIPGANSLDEYWEILEQGKCVIKEIPEERWGGKNSFSTDQNADHTSYCKYGGFIENPYNFDPLFFGMSPSEATVTDPQQRIFLEIAWEALQQAGYGGRYNSNNIGVFVGCEQNNYAEHFANYRTYMELKNSLLQNQVFNNMSEEQKREIMNNIFNVLQPAKMVSDAVAGNSLNEVAARVSHCLNLTGPSLTFNSACSSSLSALHFACESIRTGESKMAIVGGVNLNITPTNFVGLSRVQALSKTGTCYPFDNRADGMVLSEGASAILLKPLEEAISDGDNIMAVIKGSAINNDGHSQGITAPRPQGQAEAIRKAYLKAKVNPETISYVETHGTGTPLGDPIEVEGMSQAFRSFTAKKEFCAIGSVKSSIGHMLSASGVTSLIKVLLAFKNNKIPHTINYDKSTTNANIDFPNSPFYVASEKPKEWRSNGEDPLRAGVNGFGFGGTNVHVILEEAPKVSNRERDEEKFPYLLQLTGRNQNVVRKIAANLKKDIGKQENLTVSSICYTMNNNQKELSTKNAVVIKSKKHLLEVLANIEKDIDTEDIYKGRSNPNRQTEAYLVLDDSIKNIKNYKEDLFSHIVIFADAYNECMDSCKQLKDLSSEEIERVEIFVVQYALGVMLSEFEVKLYGIIAEGTGIIAAAVLAGMISLKQGIANVLDTTIIENNDSFKLDSGEVYVNCPILTPAGVIEREEDIFKNIEANIQSLKGFVSKNQVVIYPDSLHKIKTKEIYDDKLFNFIEMDLESNSVEAVMRTFAKLYTFGVRFNPNKFFASNEKKVKLSTYPFENEEYKVSVLKEPDFKELKSSTTLSKKGLLKLEKINVLTEVERKLISINLAKDIR; translated from the coding sequence ATGAGCGATATAAATAATGTGAAAATGTCGATTTCTTGTGGAAAAGATATATCAGATAAATATACAAGTAAACAGAATATAGCTAATTTATTAATAGATTCAGCTAAAAATTCAAGAGATAAAGGTATAATATTTATTCAAAATGACAATTCAGAAATTTTATTAACTTATGAAGAAATTCTTGAAAAAGCTATGTATTGCTTAGGGTCACTTCAAAAAAATAGTTTAAAACAAGATGATTTTGTAATGATGTCATTCCAAGATAATATTGATTTTGTCGTAGCTTTTTGGGCATGTGTACTAGGTGGTTTTGTACCAGTTCCGATTTCTCCACCTTCAGCATTTAAAGGCAAAAATGCTTCTTTGGAAAAGCTTATAAATGTATGGAATACACTAGAAAAGCCTATAATGCTTTGCGATGCCTCAATGATAACTAATATGAAAAATAATGATATTTATCCTGAGTGTCAACAAATTGATATGTTTGATATATCAGTTTTAAGACAAAGTACAGAAAAAGGTCACATTAATTTGACTTCAACTGATAAGCCTGCATTTATACAATTCAGTTCAGGAAGTACAAATACACCTAAGGGAGTAGTTTTAACACATAAAAACCTTTTAACTAATATAACGGGAATAATCGAAAGTGCTCAGCTGACCTCTGAGGATAAAGTTCTTTCATGGATGCCGTATTATCATGATATGGGATTGATAGGATTTCATTTGACGATGGTTACACTAGGTATGTTACAGGTAAATATGAGCCCAATGAAATTTGTAAAAAGACCAACACTTTGGATGGATTTAGTTTCAAAATACAAAATCAATCTAACATCTAGTCCTAACTTTGGATATAGGTTGCTGCTCAAAAAAATTACCGATAAACATCTTGAAAGTTGGGATTTAAGCAGTTTAAGATTGATTTTTAATGGAGCAGAACCTATTTCAGTACCATTAGTTAGAGAATTCATGGAAAAGCTATCTATATGCAAGCTGCCAGAAACAAGCATGTATATGGTGTATGGTATGGCAGAAGCATGTTTAGCAGTTGCATTCCCAAGGGTAGGGACTAAACCAGAAAGTCGTTTTATTAGTAGAAATAGCCTTATAAGCAAGTCTTTAGCAGAAGAAGTTACTGAAGATAATAAAGATGCATTGCAGGTTGCTGATGAGGGATATGCTATTTCTGGTATGCAGATTCGTATCGTAAATGATGATGGAGAGGTAGTTCCAGAAAAGCTGTTAGGAGAAATACAAATAAAAGGTGATAATGTTACTTCTGGATACATTAATAATCCTGAAGCAACTGAAAAATCCTTTCAAGATGGATGGCTTAAAACTGGAGACACTGGTTTTATGATTGATGGAAAGCTATGTGTAACAGGACGTATTAAAGATATAATTTTTGTGAATGGACAAAATTTATTTGCATATGATATAGAGTTTAAATTAGAAGAAATGGATGGAGTAGAGCCGGGAAAAGTTGTAATAGGCGGTTGGCATGATGAAAAAGAAGGAAGAGAAAAAACAGCTATTTTTTCAGCTCTACGCGTAAAACAAGAGAATATTAAAGAATTTTATGGAAATATGTTAAGAAAAGTAAATGAAGCCTTTGGTATAATGGTTGATTGTGTGGTTCTAGTCAAAGCTATTCCTAAAACTACTAGTGGTAAAGTAAGGCGTTTCATGATGATACAAGCTTTACTTGATAAGGAATATGAAGATACAACCTTTACAGCAAATGAATTATTAATAGATATAGAAGAAAATAAAGTAGAAGCAAAATCAGAAGTAAGTACTGTGATAGAATCTTTAATATTAAATAACAATACAGATAAAATAAGAGAAATATGGGCAACAGTATTAGAAATGCCAGCTGAGAGTATTGGATATAATCAATCCTTCTTAACCTTAGGTGGAACTTCTATAAAAGCAGTTCAGATTTTAGGTATGCTTGAAGATGAATTCAATTTAGAGTTAGGTCACGATATACTTATTAATTGTAAGACAATAAAAGAAATGGATGAATATCTGATAAGATTATCGAAAGGTGATATATCAGGAGTTAATATTATCAAAAAAACTTCTAATGGAATTAATGAAGAAGACGATATAGCAGTAATAGAAATGTCTTGCCGTTTTCCAGAAGCATCAAATCCAGAAGAATTTTGGAATAATATTGTAGCTGGTAAATGCAGTATTGATGAAGTGCCAGAAGATAGATGGGACATAAATCAATATTATAGCAAAACTAATGATTTTACAAAGACAAATTGTAGAACAGGTGCCTTTATAAATGACGCCTTTGATTTTGATGCCAAATTGTTTAATATTTCTGATGAGGAAGCAGCAGTTATGGATCCTCAGCAAAGAATTATATTAGAATTAGTATATGAGATATTAGAAAGGGCAGGATATTCTAGAAAAACTGTAAGTGGAAAGCGTTTAGCATTGTATATTGGTGCTGGTACCAATACATATCAAGAGTATCATTTAAATACTTTGAATATGACAAATCTTAAGAATTTTGAAAGCTTCAGTTCACTTACAGAAGAAGAACAAGGATCAATACTTAATGAATGGAAAAATAAATTAGGAGTAACTGAATTTCATCCTAATCTACTTGTAGACAATATTATAAACATGATTGCTGCAAGAGCTTCTCAAGAGTTTGATTTAAAGGGGCCTAGTATAACAGTAGATACAGCATGTTCTTCTTCCTTAGTAACTATACATTTAGCTTGTGAAGCACTTAAAAAAGGTGAATGTGAATTAGCTATAGCAGGAGGAGTAAATTTATTACTTACACCAACTCCATATATTTATCTTAGTAATGCTGGAGCACTATCTACAAGTGGGGAATCAAGAGTTTTTGATGCAAAGGCTGATGGACTTGTTCCAGGAGAAGGTGCAGGCTTAGTTTTATTAAAACCTCTTAAAAAAGCTTTAAAGGATAAGGACAAAGTCTTAGCTGTAATAAAAGCTAGCTCTATAAATAATGATGGACATTCAATAGGGGTTATGGCACCTAATCCAAATGGTCAGCGTGAAGTAATTGAAGCCTTGTATTTAAATAATGATATTGATCCAAACGAAATACAATATGTAGAAGCTCATGGTACTGGTACAAAAATTGGAGATCCGAGTGAAGTAAGAGCTTTAAAAAGTGCCTTTAATAGATGGAAGCCTAAAAACAATTCTATAGCTATAGGATCAATTAAAGCAAATATTGGTCATCTTTTAAATGGTGCTGGAATAGCTAGTTTTATTAAAGTAGTTTTAGCTATGAATAATAAAATAATGCCTCCTAATGTAAACTTAAGCGAGCTTAATCCTTCAATTAAATTTGACAAAACTCCATTCTATACTATGCTTGAAGCTAAAGATTGGAAGGTTCAAGAAGGAGAAATAAGAAGAGCGGCAGTAAATTCCTTTGGTTTTGGTGGTACTAATTGTCATATGGTTATTGAAGAAGCTCAAGAAATTGGTAAGGAGGAAACTGCAAGAGAGTATGAGCATGATAAGCATATTCTAGCATTATCGGCAAATTCGAAAAGATCTCTTCAATTGAAGATTAACAATTTTGTAGAATATTTAAAAGCAAATAAGGAAATGAATCTAGGTGATATATGCTATACAGAAAACACATGCAAAACACTGTTTAAATACCGCTCAAGTATTATAGCAGAGTCAATTGAGGATTTAATAAACAAACTAGAAAATCTTCAAATAGATAATATAAATTGTGATGGTCAGCACAAAATCGCATTTATGTTTACTGGACAAGGTTCTCAATATGTTGGTATGGGAAGAAAGTTATATGAAAAGCTACCTATTTTTAGAGAATATGTTGATGAATGTACAGAAGCATTTTATCCTCATCTGAACCAAAAAATAACCGATTTAATTTATGGCGCTGACGCAGATGAAAAAATTCTTGAACAGACTAATATAACTCAACCTGTAGTATTTACTATGGATTATGCATTTGGAAAACTTCTTTTAGATTTAGGCATTAACCCTGCTTATATGCTTGGACATAGCGTTGGAGAATGGGCAGCAGCTTGTCTTTCAGGTGTAATAAATTTACGAGAAGCTGCTGAAATAATAACTGTCAGAGGAAAGCTTATGGGTGAATTACAATCTGAAGGCAGTATGTGTGCAGTATTTACATCAGGAGATAAACTTGAGCAATTACTTAAAAATTTCGATGGAAATGTATGGATAGCTGCATATAATGTAACTCATCAGGTTGTATCTGGAGAAACAAAAGATGTGGATAAATTCTGTACAATATTATTAAAAGAAGGAGTAGGGATGAAAAAACTTAAGGTTTCTCAAGCTTTCCATTCACCGCTTATGAATCCAATGCTGGATGCATTTAGAGAAGTTCTTAACAAGGTGAACTTTAAGACTCCTAATATCCCCATAGCATCAAATGTAACTGGACAAATAATGGATAAACCTTTTGATACAGAATATTGGGTAGAACATATCCTTTCATCTGTAAAATTTGAGCAAAGTATTAAGTGTTTAGCAGGCAATTCAGTGGATATTTTTATTGAGTGTGGGCCTGATAAGGTGCTGGCAAGAATGGCAGGAGGGATACAAAATGTTGGTAATAAAACAATTTTATCATCATCAGATCGTAAAGGAGATTCTTTAGAGATAATTTTAAAAACAATATCTTCACTTTTTAATTTAGGAATTGATATAAGTTTTGAAAATTTTGAAAGTGGTATCTACTATGAGAGAGTTAAATTACCTATATATCCATTTGAAAGAAAGACATATAAACCTGATTTCGGAAGAGAAAGTATAAAAGTTCCAAATGAATGGTTCTATAATTGGAAGTGGGCGCCTGGATTTCAAGAAGCATTTAGTTCATTGCAAGCAGGGAATGTAGTGATATTTGATGATGGAAGCGGTATTAATGAAGAAGTTGAAAAACTCCTTGATCCAGATAAAAACAAAGTTTATTCTATTAGAGCAGGTGAAACATATTCATATGATGGCGATAGAAAATTTGTAGTTAATCCATTAATAGAAAGCGAGTATGTTGAAGTTTTTAATGCTATTCCAGGGTCAATTGCTACAGTAATACATCTTTGGAACTTAAAACAGGAGATTTCTAACTTGGAAGCTGTATTCAATGAAAGAGTAATAAATGGAAATCTTTATAGTGTTTTATATATAGGAAAAGCTTTGTCGAGATTAAATGTAGAAGGTATTAAGTTATTATTAGCAACAAATTTAGGTGTTCCTATAGATGAAAAGCATAAAATTTCAGCTCCGCACCAATCTATTGCTATAACCTTGACTCTTGCTTTAGATCAAGAAAATAGTTTTATAAATGCACATTGTGTTGATCTAGATAAAAATGAGTTTGAATCTAATAGAGAAATAGCTAAAGTTTTGTTTAATGAAATAATGAGTGAAACAAATAGCGAAGGTATTGTTGTCATCAGAGATGGAGTAAGATATATTAGAGATTTAATAAATGTTATAGAATTAAATGAGACTTCGGAAATTAAATTTAAAGACGGTGAAACATACCTGATTACAGGAGGGTTAAGCGCAGTAGGTGGTGCGATAGCTAAAGCAATTGTAAAGAAAGCTAAAGTAAACCTAGTTTTAACAGGACGCAAGGAATTGCCGTTACGAGAAGAATGGAATAAGGAAATTGCTAATAATACTAAAATTTCTAAAAAGATTGAGTTGATTTTGGAACTTGAAGAATTTGGAGCAAGTGTTTCTTATGAAGTTGTAGATGTAACTAAAATGGATGATATGAAAGCTTTAATGATTAGAATAAATAATAGATATGGTTCTATTCATGGAGTGATTCATGCAGCAGGAACAGTTGATTCATCTAGTTATAAGCTTCTAAATAAAGAAATTCAAGTAGTGAACGACGTTATTGAACCTAAGCTTCAAGGGGCTGTAATAACTGATTTAGTTACAAGGAAAGAACCTTTAAAATTTTTTGTTATGATTTCATCAGTATCTTGCTCAAGAAAGATTTGGTCAGCAGGGCTTGGAGATTATTCTGCGGCAAATTCCTTCCTATCTGCTTATAGTTTTTATAGAGCAGGTCAGGATGCACCAGGAAAATCCATTGCAATAAACTATTCATTGTGGGCAAGCATTGGAATGGGAGCTGACTTAGGAGAAGGTGCTGATTTAGCTTTAAAAGCACAAGGATTAAATCCTCTTGCACCCAAAAAAGCTGTTGAAGCCTTTATGAGAGTTTTGTCAGATGGAAATCAAAGCGTGGTTCATATAATAGATAAGATTGAAAATTCTAATCAAAAAGAAGCTTCTAAAACAAAGGCTGTGAAATTTAATTTCAAAAAAGTAAATAATGTTAAGGAGGTTGTGTATAGTGTTATTGCTGAGCAATTACACATTGAAAAGGATCATTTGGATATTGGTCAAAATTTCCTTGAATTAGGTTTAGATTCTCTTGGTGCTATAAAAGTTATGGAGACGTTAGGAAACAAACTTGGAATGGAATTATATCCTACCTTGATATTTGAATACCAAACACCAGAAACCTTGGCAGAATATATTGAGAAAGTTTATACTCAAGATTTTGATGAAGCGGCAGCAGATAAACTAGAAACCATCAATGAAGATAATGCTAAGGATAAAAAAGTTAAAGATATTGCAATAATTGGAGCAAGTCTTAGAATACCTGGAGCAAATTCATTAGATGAATATTGGGAAATCTTAGAGCAAGGTAAATGTGTAATAAAAGAAATTCCAGAAGAAAGATGGGGTGGAAAGAACAGCTTTAGTACAGATCAAAACGCTGATCATACTTCGTATTGTAAATATGGAGGCTTTATAGAAAATCCATATAATTTTGATCCATTATTCTTTGGAATGTCTCCTAGTGAAGCCACTGTGACTGACCCTCAACAGAGAATTTTCTTAGAGATTGCATGGGAAGCACTACAGCAGGCAGGTTATGGAGGAAGATACAACTCGAATAATATAGGTGTATTTGTTGGTTGTGAACAAAATAATTATGCAGAGCATTTTGCGAATTACAGAACTTACATGGAATTAAAAAACAGTCTATTGCAAAATCAGGTGTTTAATAATATGAGTGAAGAGCAAAAACGTGAAATAATGAATAATATCTTTAATGTATTGCAGCCAGCAAAGATGGTATCTGATGCAGTTGCTGGGAATAGCTTAAATGAAGTTGCAGCAAGGGTAAGTCATTGCTTAAATCTCACTGGACCGAGCTTGACCTTTAATTCTGCATGTTCATCGTCACTTTCTGCATTACATTTTGCTTGTGAAAGCATTAGAACAGGAGAAAGTAAGATGGCAATAGTTGGAGGTGTAAATTTGAATATTACTCCAACAAATTTTGTAGGCTTAAGCAGAGTTCAAGCGCTTTCTAAAACAGGAACTTGTTATCCATTTGATAACAGGGCAGATGGTATGGTACTTTCAGAAGGTGCAAGCGCAATATTATTAAAACCTCTTGAGGAGGCTATTAGTGATGGAGATAATATAATGGCTGTAATTAAAGGCTCGGCTATTAACAATGATGGACATTCTCAAGGTATAACAGCGCCAAGACCTCAAGGACAGGCAGAAGCAATAAGAAAAGCTTATTTAAAAGCAAAGGTTAATCCTGAAACTATATCTTATGTTGAAACTCATGGTACTGGAACGCCACTTGGAGATCCAATTGAAGTAGAAGGTATGAGCCAAGCCTTCCGCTCCTTTACAGCAAAAAAAGAGTTTTGTGCTATTGGATCAGTTAAGTCTTCAATAGGACATATGTTGTCAGCCTCAGGAGTAACAAGTTTGATTAAAGTTCTTTTAGCATTTAAAAATAATAAAATACCACACACTATAAATTATGACAAATCAACAACTAATGCAAATATTGATTTTCCAAATTCACCATTTTATGTTGCTAGTGAAAAGCCTAAGGAATGGAGAAGTAATGGAGAAGATCCATTAAGGGCAGGAGTAAATGGTTTCGGCTTTGGTGGAACCAATGTTCATGTGATTTTAGAAGAAGCTCCAAAAGTAAGTAATCGTGAAAGGGATGAAGAAAAATTCCCATACTTATTACAGTTAACTGGTAGAAATCAAAATGTTGTACGAAAAATAGCTGCTAATTTAAAGAAAGATATTGGAAAGCAAGAAAACTTAACTGTTTCATCGATTTGCTATACTATGAATAACAATCAAAAAGAGCTAAGTACTAAAAATGCAGTAGTGATAAAATCTAAAAAACATTTATTAGAGGTACTTGCTAACATAGAAAAGGATATTGACACTGAGGATATTTACAAAGGTAGATCTAATCCAAATCGTCAAACAGAAGCGTATCTTGTTTTAGATGATAGCATCAAGAATATTAAAAATTATAAAGAGGATTTATTCTCACATATTGTAATATTTGCTGATGCATACAATGAATGTATGGATAGCTGTAAACAACTTAAGGATTTAAGCAGTGAAGAAATCGAACGTGTGGAAATATTTGTAGTGCAATATGCACTAGGTGTTATGTTGAGTGAGTTTGAAGTGAAGCTATATGGAATAATTGCAGAAGGAACAGGAATTATAGCAGCAGCTGTGTTAGCAGGAATGATAAGTCTAAAACAAGGTATAGCAAATGTTCTTGATACAACAATAATAGAAAATAACGATAGTTTTAAACTTGATTCAGGTGAAGTGTATGTAAATTGTCCTATATTAACACCAGCAGGGGTTATAGAAAGGGAAGAGGATATTTTTAAAAATATTGAAGCAAATATTCAAAGTTTAAAGGGATTTGTAAGTAAGAATCAAGTTGTTATATATCCAGATAGCCTTCACAAGATCAAGACTAAGGAAATTTATGATGACAAATTATTTAATTTCATTGAAATGGATTTGGAGAGTAATTCGGTTGAAGCTGTTATGAGGACATTCGCTAAGCTTTATACTTTTGGCGTAAGGTTTAATCCTAATAAGTTCTTTGCTAGTAACGAGAAGAAAGTCAAATTATCTACTTACCCTTTTGAAAATGAAGAATATAAGGTTTCTGTTTTAAAAGAGCCAGATTTTAAAGAATTAAAGTCATCAACAACATTGAGTAAAAAAGGTTTATTAAAGCTTGAAAAAATTAATGTACTTACTGAGGTTGAAAGAAAACTGATTAGTATTAATTTGGCTAAAGACATAAGATAG
- a CDS encoding FMN-binding protein: MISIKKIVVIVICAVIVVLGIWGLKYLISIQQYQKIISNLKIDTIDLSNIHDGKYTGSFNTEYVGAEVSVVVKDKKITNITLLNHKNERGKPAEVILQNVVKAQSLQVDTVSGATNSSKVILKAIENALNSAK; this comes from the coding sequence TTGATAAGTATAAAGAAGATAGTAGTGATTGTTATTTGTGCTGTTATTGTAGTTTTAGGTATTTGGGGATTAAAGTATTTAATATCTATACAACAATATCAAAAAATTATTAGTAATTTAAAGATTGACACTATAGATTTATCAAATATTCATGATGGAAAGTACACAGGTTCTTTTAATACTGAGTATGTTGGGGCGGAAGTTTCAGTTGTAGTTAAAGACAAAAAAATTACTAATATAACTTTATTAAATCATAAGAATGAAAGAGGTAAACCTGCAGAGGTTATTTTGCAAAATGTTGTGAAGGCTCAGAGTTTGCAAGTAGATACAGTTTCAGGAGCAACGAATAGCAGTAAGGTGATTTTAAAAGCTATTGAAAATGCATTAAATTCAGCAAAGTAA